TCCTTCACCCCCAGGCGTGCCACTTGCGTGCCCGGGGTGCCGTGGGAATCGAGCATGAAAATGTAGTGGTACGCCAGCCAGAACAGGCAGGGGACCAGCAGGCCGATGGGGAGGGCCAGCTTGGACTGCGGGACGCTGGAGGAGAATTCGAAGACCAGCACGCCGAACAGCACCGTGGCAGCGAGAACGATCACGCCGTCCACGCAGGTGCCGAAGATGCGCTCCGCGGTGTTCTCGGCGGCAAGAGAGAGCAACGCGGGATGGTCATCCGAGCCCAGCGTGCTGGGCGCCACGTGGATGCTGGCGGCGAAGTCGCGTGGCGTATCCGCGTCCCGGTACCGGCTGGGCATGGCGATGCGCGAGGGGGCGACGGTGTTGACGAAGATCCAGTCCTTCAGCGCGCTCGAGCACTGCTCGGGAACGTCCACGAAGCGGATGCCGGCGCGGCCGGAGGCGTCGGCCCAGGTGATCTCGCCGCTGACCTGCAGGCGCTTTTTGGTGCCGGGCAGATCGAAGCGAAGTTGCAACACCTTGCTGGCTTCCACCGGCGCAAGCGCCTGGATGGCCATGCCACCCTCGCTCAGGTCGAGGATGATGGCCTGCTCGGAAAGAGAATTCATCTCGACGAACGCCAGGGTCTGTACCTGCACACGGACAGAACGGCGTCCCATGCGGAAGATCAGCCCCTTCATGGCGCGGATGGTGCGCGCCACCGGTTCCGGAGCCATCGGCTTGCAGAGGACAAAGTTGGCGCCATTATCGAGCGCACCCTGCATGGCGGCCAGGTTCTCAACCAGCGCCAGGCTGATGGCGTTCTTGTTGTCGCCGGTCAGGCGCACATAGCGCAGCAGGTCGGAGGCGTCGGCGACCTGGCAGTCCACGATGACCGCCTCATATCTTTCGTGCACCAGGCGGTCGAGTGCCTGGTCGCGATCGTGGCAGAGCTCAACCGTTACTTCAAGGTCGCCCAGCACGTCGCTGAGGACATAGATGGATTCCGATTCCTCGCAGAGGAGTAAGGCCCGCATTTCCATAGCACAGGCGATGCTAGCGCCCAGATTATGGCAGTAACATTGACCAGGTTGATTCCGGGGGTAACCTTTGAGGTTCCTGCAAGTCTCGGCGAAGAAGATTCGACCGCAGAGACCGCAGAGGTCGCAGAGAGTCAAATCCACTTCTCACTGCGTTCTCAGCGTTCTCTGCGGTTCAATCCTCAGTGGTGCTCGCCGCGCTTGCGGATGAAGGCGGGCACGTCCAGATCGTCCTGCTCCACGCTTCCCTTCACCGAATCCTTCACCGCATCGAGCGACGGTGTCTCGCGGTGCGGGATGTTGGCCTGGGTACGCTCGGTGGCGCGCGCGGGGGGCGGAGCGATGGGCGGAGGCGGGGCCACCGGCCGCGGCCCGGCGGGGACGAAGGACGACTGCTGGCGCGCCTGCGCGATGGCGGCCTGCGCCGCCGTCACTTTCTCCCGCTTGGGCAGGTGGTCGGTCTTGAAGCCGGTGGCGATGACCGTGATCTTGACCTCGTCCTTCATCTTCTCGTCGTGCACCGCGCCGAAAATGATGTTGGCGTCCTCGTGGGCGGCGCTCTGGATGATGGTGGAGGCCTCGTTCACCTCGGCCAGCTTCAGCGAGCTGGAGCCGGTGATGTTGATGAGCAGGCCGCGGGCGCCGTCGATGGCGCCGGCCTCGAGCAGCGGCGAGGCGATGGCGCGGTTGGCCGCCTCGATGGCGCGCCGCTCGCCCCTGGCCTGCGCGGTGCCCATGACGGCGTAGCCCATCCCTTGCATGATCGCCTTCACGTCGGCGAAGTCACGGTTGATGATGCCGGGAATGGTGATGATGTCGGAAATGCCCTGCACCGCCTGGCGCAGGATGTCGTCGGCCACGCGGAACGATTCGAAGAAGCCCGCGTTCTGGGCCACGGCGAGCAGCTTCTCGTTGGGGATGACGATGGTGGTGTCCACGGAGTCGATCAGGTCGGCGAGACCGCGCTCCGCCTGGGTCATGCGGCGCTTGCCCTCGAAGGCGAACGGCTTGGTGACCACCGCGACGGTGAGTGCGCCCATCTCGCTGGCCAGCGAGGCGATGATGGGAGCGGCGCCAGTGCCGGTGCCGCCGCCGAGTCCGGTGGTGACGAAGACCATGTCCGCGCCCTCGAGCGCCTCGATGATCTTGTCGGCATCCTCGAGCGCGGCCTTGCGTCCGATCTCCGGGTTGGCGCCGGCGCCCAGCCCGTTGGTCAGTTTCACGCCGAGCTGGATCTTGATGGGCGCGCGCGACAGTTGCAGCGCCTGAAGATCGGTGTTGGCGGTCAGGAACTCGACGCCCTCGAGATGGGCGTCGATCATGCGATTGACGGCGTTGCCGCCGCCGCCACCCACGCCGATGACCTTGATCTTGGCGTTGTTGCGCGGGTCTTCGCCGAACTCGATGCGGATATCGCTCTTGTCAGTCATTCCCCACTCCGTCAGGCTCGCTTCGCGAAAAGCGCTTTCAACTTCGAGGTGAAGCTATTGTCTTGTGTGCCGCGGGCCAGCCGGGCACGGTTTCCGTAAAAGATCATTCCGATGGAACAGGCGAACTCGGGCTCGGCCAGCTGCGAGGGCATCTTGGAGATGGGCAGCGGGACGGCCTTGCGCCCGGGCCGGCGCAGGACGTCCTCGGCGACCTCGAGCAGGGCGTTGAGGCGAGAGCCGCCGCCGGTGAGCGCGATCCCCGCGCTGCAGAGGTCGAGCACGCCGGCATGGCGCAGGTTGTCGCGCAGCATCTCGAACAGCTCGCGGGCCCGCGGCTCGATGATCTCGGAGAGGAAGCGCTGCGGCATCAGACGCGAGGGCCGGTCGCCGACCGCAGTGACCTCGATCTCGTTCTGTTCGGGCACCTTGCTGACCACGGCGCAGCCGAACAGCTTCTTGATCTTCTCGGCGTCGGAAAGCGGGGTGCGCAAGCCGACGGCGACGTCGCTGGTGAAGTGGTCGCCGCCGATGGGCACTACGCCGGTGTGCACGACGGCGCCCTCGTGGAAGACGATGATGTCGGTGGAGCCCGCGCCGATGTCGGCCAAGCAGACGCCCAGCTCGCGCTCGTCGGCCTTGAGGCAGGCGTCCGCAGCGGCGAGCGGTTCGAAGACGGTGTCGTCCACGTGGATGCCGGCGCGGTTCAGCGAAGTGATGATGTTCTGCGCGGCGGTGGAGGCCGCGGTCACCACGTGCACCTGGACCTCGAGCTTGGAGCCGAGCATGCCCGCGGGATCGCGGATGGAGCCCTGCTCGTCGAGGATGAACTGTTGCGGCAGCAGGTGCAGGATCTCGCGGTCGGGGGGCAGGGTGATGGAGCGGGCGCGCTCGACGGCGGAGCGGATGTCGTCGCGGGTGATCTCGCGAGAGCGCCCTACATTGATGCCGCCGCGGCTATTGACGCCGCGCACGTGGGCGCCGGCCACGCCGACCAACGCCCGCTCCACCGCCACCCCGGCGGATTGCTCGGCTTCTTCGACGGCCTTCTGCACGGACACCACGGCCTTCTCCAGGTCGACGATGACGCCCTTGCGCGAGCCGCGCGATTCGTAGATGCCGTGGCCGCGGTAGCGCGGCCCGGAATCGGTGAGTTCGGCCACCAGCGCGCAGGTCTTGGCGCTGCCCACGTCAATTGCCGTCAACAGGTTCTGCTGGTCCTTGCTCATGGCCCTAATGCCTGGTCCCCCGTGCCCGGGTGGCCGCCGGCGGTGCGGGCGCCTGGGCCGCGGGCACGGCTTTCGTGTCCGGGTTGACGATGATCTGGCCCTCGTAGCGCAGGTCCACGGAGTCCAGTTTCTGGCCGGGCACCTGCTGCCGCCACTCGGCGACGTGCGCGATGAAGGTCTTGTAACGGCGCAGGAACTCGGAGGACCCCATGTGGATGAGCACCGCGCCTGCGGCTTCGGGCACGATGATCTTCACGTCCTCGGGATCGGAGAGGTCCACCTCGCTGAGCGCCGACGAATAATTGCCGCCCTCGGAGTCGAGGTCGCGCACCAGGGCGGAGTATATCTTCATGCGCGCGGCGCGGGTGGAAAGTGGCTCGGATTCCTGCATGCCGGTGATGACCGGGAACGAGTAGTGCGTCTGCCGGGTGGCCGGCATGTCCATCACGACACCGGAAGCGTCGATGAGAGAAACTCGTGAGCCGATCTGGACGAAAGCGACGGGCGTGCGCTCCTTGATCTCGATGCGCAGGCGGTCGGGCAGCAGGCGCATGACGCTGGCCGACTCCACCCAGGCGATGTCCTCGAGCTGCTTCTTGCGCTCGAACAGCGGAACGAAGAAGACGTTGCGGCCGATGTCCGATCCCATGACCTCGAGCACCTGCGCGCGAGTGACGTTGTGGGTGCCGCGGATCTCAAGGTTGCTGCTGGACTCGAGGCGGAAGCGCCAGGAGTGTGCGCCATAGCGGTAGAGCACAGTAGCGACGGCGCCCACGACGGCGGCCGCGAGCAGGACGATGGCGGCGATCTTGACCCGCCGCGCCGTCCTGCGCGGCAGCGGCCCACGGCGCACCGGCACCCGCTTCTGGCCGCGCAGGAATGGAGACTCTTCTTCGTTCTCGAGGTCGATCAGGCGGGCATCGGTTTCTTCGATTTCGTCAACGGCGTCGCGCACCGCTCCGGCTGGAGGCCGGGGCAGCCGTTCGTCTTCTCGCGTGAACTGACCGTTATCGCGCGCCATTCCCGACTTTGGAGGGAAACATCGCCGTGGCAGCAACTATAACTGCTTTCGTTGCAATTTGAGACAGGGATTTTTGGGTGGTCTGTGGATATTTCGCAGCCGGTCAGCCGCCAGCAGGTTTTGTCGCAACGCGGAGATCACGCGCGGCGAGCTTCTCCAGAATCTGTTGCGCGAGTTGGGAGACGTTGCCGGCACCAAGGGTGAGCACCATGTCGCCGTCCTGAGCGACCGCAGCGACAGCCGTTGCCGCGTCGGCGAACGAAGCAACATACATGGCGCTGGGGTTGCCGAACTCCGCGATGTGGCGGGCAAGACGCTCGCCGGAGACGCCAGCGATCGGCGCCTCGCTGGCGGCGTAGATGTCGAGCACGAAGACCGAGTCGGCGTCTCGGAAGGCAGTACCGAACTCGTCCATCAGCAAGTGGGTGCGGGTGTAGCGGTGGGGCTGGAAGACGACATGGACGCGCTTGTATCCGCACTGGCGCGCGGCGGCCAGCGTAGCCCGGATCTCCGTGGGATGGTGGCCGTAGTCGTCGACGACGGCGACGCCGGCGGCTTGTCCCTTGAGCTGGAACCGGCGATCCACGCCGCGGAAGCTGGAGAGCGCGCTGCGGATGTGTCCGGGCGAGACGTCGAGGCCGATGCCCACGGCGATGGCCGCGCCCGCGTTGAGCACGTTGTGCGTGCCGGGAACGTGAAGGTGGAATTCTCCGAGATCGGCGCCACGGTAAACGGCGCGAAACTGGCTCAAGGGGCGGTCGGCGCCCAGCCCGGTCTCGACCGACGCGATGTGCAGATCGGAATCGGGGAGCGTGCCGTAGGTCACGATGCGGCGCTGCACGCGCGGAATCAGGCCGCGGAGACGCGCGTCGTCGTTGCAGAGCACGACCATGCCGTAAAAGGGCACGCGGTCCATGAACTCGATGAAGGAGCGCTCCACGTCGTCCATGTCGCGGTAGCAGTCCATGTGCTCGCGATCGATGTTGGTGACGACCGAAAGGATTGGGGAGAGCTTGAGGAACGAGCGGTCGCTCTCGTCGGCTTCGGCGACCAGGTAGTGGGACTTGCCCAGGCGCGCATTGGAGCCCATGGCGTCCACGCGGCCGCCCACGACCACGGTCGGATCGAGGCCGCCCGCCGCGAGCACGGCCGCGACCATGGACGTGGTGGTGGTCTTGCCGTGCATGCCGGCAATGGCGATGCCGTACTTCAGGCGCATCAGCTCGGCCAGCATCTCGGCGCGCTGGATGACCGGGACGTGGTGGCGGCGGGCCTCGGCGACCTCGGGATTGTCCCCGGCGATGGCTGAACTGGTGACCACGACCTCGGCACCGAGCACGTTCTCGGCACGGTGTCCTTCGAAGATGGTAGCGCCCAGCTTCTCGAGGCGGTCCGTAAGGCCGGAGCGCTTCAGATCAGAGCCGGAAACCTTGTAGCCGAGGGTGAGCAGGACCTCGGCAATGCCGCTCATGCCGATGCCGCCGATGCCGACGAAATGGACGCGTTGGAGTTTGGCGAACATCAGTACTCGATACTCGGTACTCAGTACTCAGTTGAGTAAAGAAGATAGCCTAACACTGTCGCGTACCGGGCGTAGCAGGTCACGCTGTGGCGGCGGACCAGCCGGCGAGGCGGGCGGCGAGGGCGGCGATCTCGCGGGTGGCGTTGGGATGAGCGAGAGTGCGCGCGGCCTGGGACATGCGGGCCAGGCGCGCCGGATCATTCAGCAACGAGGCCACGGTGTCCGTCAGCTTCTCGGGCGTGAGCTCTGGTTCAGGCAGAAGAACCGCGGCCGCAGCGCGTTCCAGCGCTTCGGCATTGCGGCGCTGGTGGTCGTCGGCGGCGTGTGGAAAGGGGGCGAAGATGGCCGGCTTCCCTGCCGCGGTGATCTCGGCAACGGTGCTGGCGCCGGAACGGCAGAGCAGCAGGTCGGCGCGGCGGAAGGCCTCGGGCATCTGCTCAATGAAGGGAAATATCTCGGCCGACACGCCCGCCTCGAGGTACACGCGCTGCGCTTCCTGGAAGTCGCGCTCGCCGGTCTGGTGGACGATGTGCAGTCCGGGGACGCGTTGGTAGAGCGCGGGAAGAGCCTCCTTGAGCGCTCGGTTGATGGCGGTGGCGCCTTGCGATCCGCCGAAGACCAGCAGCGTCGGACTGCCGCCCTGCTTCGCCGGAATGTCGAAGAAGGCGCGGCGCACAGGCACGCCGGTGACGTGGCAGTTGCGGAAGTAGCTGCAGGTCTCCTCGAAATGCACGGCCGCGGCCGAGACCATGGGAGCGATAACACGATTCGCGAATCCCGGTACGACATTGGGCTCGAAGGCGAGCGTGGGGCGGCCGCTGAACGCAGCCGCGAGCATCCCCGGGCCGCTGGCGTATCCGCCAACGCCGATCACCACATCCGGCCGGAACTCGCTCAGGATCATCCACGAGCGCACGATGGCCCGGGGCAGAGCCAGCAGGGTGCTGAGGCGCGTTGCCAGGCCCACATTCTTCAGCGCGCCAACCTCTATCTGTTCCAGCACGTATCCGGCCTGGGGCACGAGCCGGGTCTCGATGCCGCGCGCCGTGCCGATGAACAGAACCTCGGCGTGGTAGCGCTCGCGCAGCTCGTGAGCAATGGCCAGCGCGGGGATGACGTGCCCGCCCGTTCCTCCTCCGGCGATCACGGCGCGCATGTCAGTCCGTCTGCTGCGTAATGTTGAGGAGCACGCCGACGCAGGCCAGCGTCACGAACAGCGACGATCCGCCGTAGGAGATGAAGGGCAGCGGGATGCCCTTGGTGGGCATCAGGCCGAGGACCACGCTGACGTTGAAGAACGCCTGGGCCACGATCATGGTTGTAATACCGGTGGCCAGGAACTTGGCGAAGAGATCGTCGGTGGCGAGCGCCGTGCGCATGCCGCGGTAGAGGAAGACGCCGAACAGGCTCACGATCACCAGCGATCCGATTAGCCCGAGTTCTTCCGCAGTGACGGCGAAGATGAAGTCGGTATGCGGCTCGGGAAGATAAAAGAGCTTCTGCTTCCCTTCCATCAGGCCGAGGCCGCTGACGCCGCCGGTGCCCACCGCGATCAGCGACTGGATCATGTGGAAGCCGCGCCCCTGCGGGTCGGCATACGGATTGAGGAAGGCGAGAATGCGGTCGTACCGCCACTTCACACGGAATACCAGGAAATACAGCGGGAGCAGCGAGGCCGCGACAGCGTAGGCGAAGTAGCGCAAGCGCATCCCAGCGACGAACAGCACCACCGCGGCGATGCCCAGGCAGACGATGGTCGTGCCCAAGTCAGGCTGCCGGACGACGAGGACTGCCAGCACCAGGGGTGGGATGACGGCGGGCAGCAGCGTGTTGCGCCAGTCGTCGATGGCCTTTGTCCGGCTCTCCAGGAAGTACGCGAGGAACAGGATGATGGCGGGTTTCGCCAGCTCCGAAGGCTGGAACGAGAACATGCCCAAACGGATCCAGCGGTGCGTGTTGTGCGAACGGTCGAGGAAGAAGACAGCTACCAAGAGCAGCATCGTGACACTCAACAACGAGAAGACCACCGCCGGATGCTTGAAGCGGCGGTAGTCCACATTCATCGCGCCCCACATCACGAGCATGCCGGCGACCGCCCAGGCGAACTGGCGCAATAAGAAGGTGTAGGCGGAGCCGTAGCGCTCATTGGCCATCACCGCGGAGGCGCTGAAGACCATCACCAGACCGATAAAGACCAGCACCAGCGTGACCGCGAACAACGTCTTGTCCACGCTGACGCGCTTGGCCATCTAGGCGGCTCCTTTGGCGGCCAGCGCCTGGACCAAGTCCTTGAAGACCTTGCCACGATGCTCGTAGCTGGTGAACTGGTCAAAGCTGGCGCAGGCGGGCGCGAGCAGGACGATGTCGCCGGCGGCGGCGTGCTGCGAAGCCTGCTTGACGGCGCTCTCAATCGTCTCGGCGTGTACGATCTCGGCGGCGCCGGTGATCTGCTGCTCGATCTTCCCAGCCGCTGCGCCGATGGTGTATACGCGCTTCACCCGCTCCCTCAGCAGCGGGTTGAGCACCGAGTAGTCGCTGCCCTTGTCCTTGCCACCCAGAATGATGTGGATGTTGGCGGGAAACGATTCCAGCGCCTTGATGGTGGCGTCGACGTTGGTGGCCTTGGAGTCGTTGTAGAACTCGACACCGCGGATGGTAGCCACGTATTCCAGCCGGTGCTCGACCGCTTTGAACTCCTGCACCGCTTTGCGGATGCGGCCGGGCTCGCATCCGACGATGCGCCCGACGCAGACGCTCGCCAGGACGTTCTCCACGTTATGCGTACCCTTCAGCGAAATGTCGGCGACCGCCATGACCTCCTGCTCGCCGCTGTCGGCATCGCGGTAGAAGATCTTGCTGCCTCGAACGAAGGCGCCTTCCGTAACTTCTTTCTTGCGGCTGAACCAAAGAACCTTGGCCTTGGTGCGGCCGCCCAGCTTCGCGCATTCGGGGTCGTCGGCATTGAGGACTGCATGGTCGCTCGGGGTCTGGTTCTCGAAGATACGCACCTTGGCGGAGATGTAGGCTTCCATCGTGTGATGGCGGTCGAGGTGGTCGGGCGTGATGTTCAGGACGACCGCGATCTGGGGATGAAATGTCTCGATGGTCTCTAGCTGAAAGCTGGAGATCTCGAGCACGTTGTAGGTATCCGACGTGGCTTCCGGCACCAGGGAGATCACGGGCGTGCCGATGTTGCCGCCGACCAGCGTCTCGTAGCCGCCCCAGGAGATGACCTCGCCGATCAGCGCGGTGGTCGTCGTTTTTCCATTCGAACCGGTGATGGCGATGATGTGCCCGGGCAGGAAGCGCGAGGCCAGCTCGACCTCGCCCATGATGGCGATGCCCGCCGCCCGTGCCTGCACCAGGTGCGGCTCGTCGCTGGGAACGCCCGGGCTGACCACGATCAGGTCCTGGTCGCGGAAGGTGCGCTCGCCGTGCCCCCCGGCCTCGACCGCGATCCCCTTATCCAGAAGCTGCGGAATTGCCTCGCGCAGCTGCTCCTCGGTTTTGGCGTCGGAGACAGTGACTCGCGCGCCTCTCTCTTTCAGGAAGAGCGCGGAGCTCACGCCCGATTTACCCAGCCCGACCACCAGGACCCGTTTTCCCTTAACGTCCATACTCGTCCATCCGCATTGTGCCACGCGCGCGCGCGGCTAGCGCAACTTCAGCGTGGTCAGAGCAAAAAGTGCAAACACCAGCGAGGCGATCCAGAAGCGCACGATGATCTTCGATTCCGACCAGCCCAGCAGCTCGAAATGGTGGTGCAGCGGGGCCATCTTGAAGACGCGCTTCTTGCGCGTCTTGTAGGAGACCACCTGGATGATGACCGAGAGCGCCTCGATCACGAAGATGCCTCCGATGAAGGGCAGCAGCAGCTCTTGCTTGATGATGACCGCGACCGTGCCGATGGCGCCGCCCAGCGCCAGAGAACCTACGTCGCCCATGAAGATCTCGGCCGGATGCGCGTTGTACCAG
The window above is part of the Terriglobia bacterium genome. Proteins encoded here:
- a CDS encoding PilZ domain-containing protein, which encodes MRALLLCEESESIYVLSDVLGDLEVTVELCHDRDQALDRLVHERYEAVIVDCQVADASDLLRYVRLTGDNKNAISLALVENLAAMQGALDNGANFVLCKPMAPEPVARTIRAMKGLIFRMGRRSVRVQVQTLAFVEMNSLSEQAIILDLSEGGMAIQALAPVEASKVLQLRFDLPGTKKRLQVSGEITWADASGRAGIRFVDVPEQCSSALKDWIFVNTVAPSRIAMPSRYRDADTPRDFAASIHVAPSTLGSDDHPALLSLAAENTAERIFGTCVDGVIVLAATVLFGVLVFEFSSSVPQSKLALPIGLLVPCLFWLAYHYIFMLDSHGTPGTQVARLGVKEGELEPLTRRQRVANAVGLLLAALRQRLGEVHEQVQERGSSVVGERVSMGPITISPIR
- the ftsZ gene encoding cell division protein FtsZ, with amino-acid sequence MTDKSDIRIEFGEDPRNNAKIKVIGVGGGGGNAVNRMIDAHLEGVEFLTANTDLQALQLSRAPIKIQLGVKLTNGLGAGANPEIGRKAALEDADKIIEALEGADMVFVTTGLGGGTGTGAAPIIASLASEMGALTVAVVTKPFAFEGKRRMTQAERGLADLIDSVDTTIVIPNEKLLAVAQNAGFFESFRVADDILRQAVQGISDIITIPGIINRDFADVKAIMQGMGYAVMGTAQARGERRAIEAANRAIASPLLEAGAIDGARGLLINITGSSSLKLAEVNEASTIIQSAAHEDANIIFGAVHDEKMKDEVKITVIATGFKTDHLPKREKVTAAQAAIAQARQQSSFVPAGPRPVAPPPPIAPPPARATERTQANIPHRETPSLDAVKDSVKGSVEQDDLDVPAFIRKRGEHH
- the ftsA gene encoding cell division protein FtsA, which produces MSKDQQNLLTAIDVGSAKTCALVAELTDSGPRYRGHGIYESRGSRKGVIVDLEKAVVSVQKAVEEAEQSAGVAVERALVGVAGAHVRGVNSRGGINVGRSREITRDDIRSAVERARSITLPPDREILHLLPQQFILDEQGSIRDPAGMLGSKLEVQVHVVTAASTAAQNIITSLNRAGIHVDDTVFEPLAAADACLKADERELGVCLADIGAGSTDIIVFHEGAVVHTGVVPIGGDHFTSDVAVGLRTPLSDAEKIKKLFGCAVVSKVPEQNEIEVTAVGDRPSRLMPQRFLSEIIEPRARELFEMLRDNLRHAGVLDLCSAGIALTGGGSRLNALLEVAEDVLRRPGRKAVPLPISKMPSQLAEPEFACSIGMIFYGNRARLARGTQDNSFTSKLKALFAKRA
- a CDS encoding FtsQ-type POTRA domain-containing protein; translation: MARDNGQFTREDERLPRPPAGAVRDAVDEIEETDARLIDLENEEESPFLRGQKRVPVRRGPLPRRTARRVKIAAIVLLAAAVVGAVATVLYRYGAHSWRFRLESSSNLEIRGTHNVTRAQVLEVMGSDIGRNVFFVPLFERKKQLEDIAWVESASVMRLLPDRLRIEIKERTPVAFVQIGSRVSLIDASGVVMDMPATRQTHYSFPVITGMQESEPLSTRAARMKIYSALVRDLDSEGGNYSSALSEVDLSDPEDVKIIVPEAAGAVLIHMGSSEFLRRYKTFIAHVAEWRQQVPGQKLDSVDLRYEGQIIVNPDTKAVPAAQAPAPPAATRARGTRH
- the murC gene encoding UDP-N-acetylmuramate--L-alanine ligase, with the protein product MFAKLQRVHFVGIGGIGMSGIAEVLLTLGYKVSGSDLKRSGLTDRLEKLGATIFEGHRAENVLGAEVVVTSSAIAGDNPEVAEARRHHVPVIQRAEMLAELMRLKYGIAIAGMHGKTTTTSMVAAVLAAGGLDPTVVVGGRVDAMGSNARLGKSHYLVAEADESDRSFLKLSPILSVVTNIDREHMDCYRDMDDVERSFIEFMDRVPFYGMVVLCNDDARLRGLIPRVQRRIVTYGTLPDSDLHIASVETGLGADRPLSQFRAVYRGADLGEFHLHVPGTHNVLNAGAAIAVGIGLDVSPGHIRSALSSFRGVDRRFQLKGQAAGVAVVDDYGHHPTEIRATLAAARQCGYKRVHVVFQPHRYTRTHLLMDEFGTAFRDADSVFVLDIYAASEAPIAGVSGERLARHIAEFGNPSAMYVASFADAATAVAAVAQDGDMVLTLGAGNVSQLAQQILEKLAARDLRVATKPAGG
- the murG gene encoding undecaprenyldiphospho-muramoylpentapeptide beta-N-acetylglucosaminyltransferase; translated protein: MRAVIAGGGTGGHVIPALAIAHELRERYHAEVLFIGTARGIETRLVPQAGYVLEQIEVGALKNVGLATRLSTLLALPRAIVRSWMILSEFRPDVVIGVGGYASGPGMLAAAFSGRPTLAFEPNVVPGFANRVIAPMVSAAAVHFEETCSYFRNCHVTGVPVRRAFFDIPAKQGGSPTLLVFGGSQGATAINRALKEALPALYQRVPGLHIVHQTGERDFQEAQRVYLEAGVSAEIFPFIEQMPEAFRRADLLLCRSGASTVAEITAAGKPAIFAPFPHAADDHQRRNAEALERAAAAVLLPEPELTPEKLTDTVASLLNDPARLARMSQAARTLAHPNATREIAALAARLAGWSAATA
- the ftsW gene encoding putative lipid II flippase FtsW, whose amino-acid sequence is MAKRVSVDKTLFAVTLVLVFIGLVMVFSASAVMANERYGSAYTFLLRQFAWAVAGMLVMWGAMNVDYRRFKHPAVVFSLLSVTMLLLVAVFFLDRSHNTHRWIRLGMFSFQPSELAKPAIILFLAYFLESRTKAIDDWRNTLLPAVIPPLVLAVLVVRQPDLGTTIVCLGIAAVVLFVAGMRLRYFAYAVAASLLPLYFLVFRVKWRYDRILAFLNPYADPQGRGFHMIQSLIAVGTGGVSGLGLMEGKQKLFYLPEPHTDFIFAVTAEELGLIGSLVIVSLFGVFLYRGMRTALATDDLFAKFLATGITTMIVAQAFFNVSVVLGLMPTKGIPLPFISYGGSSLFVTLACVGVLLNITQQTD
- the murD gene encoding UDP-N-acetylmuramoyl-L-alanine--D-glutamate ligase; this translates as MDVKGKRVLVVGLGKSGVSSALFLKERGARVTVSDAKTEEQLREAIPQLLDKGIAVEAGGHGERTFRDQDLIVVSPGVPSDEPHLVQARAAGIAIMGEVELASRFLPGHIIAITGSNGKTTTTALIGEVISWGGYETLVGGNIGTPVISLVPEATSDTYNVLEISSFQLETIETFHPQIAVVLNITPDHLDRHHTMEAYISAKVRIFENQTPSDHAVLNADDPECAKLGGRTKAKVLWFSRKKEVTEGAFVRGSKIFYRDADSGEQEVMAVADISLKGTHNVENVLASVCVGRIVGCEPGRIRKAVQEFKAVEHRLEYVATIRGVEFYNDSKATNVDATIKALESFPANIHIILGGKDKGSDYSVLNPLLRERVKRVYTIGAAAGKIEQQITGAAEIVHAETIESAVKQASQHAAAGDIVLLAPACASFDQFTSYEHRGKVFKDLVQALAAKGAA